From one Colletotrichum destructivum chromosome 3, complete sequence genomic stretch:
- a CDS encoding Putative importin-beta domain, exportin-2, armadillo-like helical, exportin-2, central — protein MASQVGSIAQLLDATLDPSTHKKAEQALKIEQGKPQYSLSLLNIVASEPLPLKTRLAAALAFKNFIRSNWVDADGNYKLPGDEVQTIKSQLIGLMISCPSTIQTQLGDAISIIADSDFWERWQTLTQELVERFSPVDPKVNIGVLEVAHSIFVRWRPLFRTDELYTEINHVISTFAQPFVQLLVQTDEQITKNTQNKDVLKSWFEALSLMIKIFYDLSSHDMPPIFEEHLASISELLHKYLTYTNPILETDDDSEVSVIDTVKADICEALELYTLKYDEDFGKYTEPFITNAWNLLSSTGAETKYDLLVSKALHFLTAVAGTSQHSGVFADENVLGQVVEKVILPNVALRESDLELFEDEPIEYIRRDLEGSDTDSRRRSATDFLRRLQEKYEQLVTGVVYKYINHYLEQGKSDWKAKDTAVYLFISIAAKGSVTATQGVKTVNSLVNVVDFFEQHIASDLMASGGVEPISKVDAIKYLHTFRSQLTKEQWKLAFPPLIQNLASDNYVVYSYAAIAVERLLFLTDDSGKAMFPREDIQPFAKDLLDHLFKLIEKERTPAKLQENEFLMRCVMRILIVLKEGAAHLVEGVLTHLVAITNMIKQNPSNPRFYYYHFEALGALIRYCSSTHASLFNQRLWEPFNQILVEDVTEFLQYIFQILAQLLESSPADAISENYKAFLSPLLEPALWDTKGNVPACTRLLSSIIPATSGYIVSDNKLEQILGIFQRLLAVKKYQLYAFDVLEAVVKSLEPGVVDQYFGTILSLIFTKLQGNPPDSLKLRFARFFHLVSARVEAGYGADYFMKHSEKIQEGIFAKVYPPFVLAETEKLARPVDRKLAVVSLTKTLCDSQAFAQKFAKGWANTCRILLALLVNPPVVSAGLGDELIAEADVDDIGFGLSYTALNTCKPIARDDYPEVTAVAPWVSAYISSANQRHNGAIVNFVNTRLTPEQQQALQQYLQ, from the exons ATGGCCTCCCAAGTGGGCTCCATTGCCCAGTTGCTGGATGCAACTTTAGATCCCAGCACCCACAAGAAAG CCGAGCAAGCCCTCAAGATCGAACAGGGCAAACCGCAATACTCCCTCAGCCTTCTCAACATCGTCGCCTCAGaacctcttcctctcaaaACCCGTCtagccgccgccctggccttCAAGAACTTCATCCGCTCCAACTgggtcgatgccgacggcaaTTACAAGCTCCCTGGCGATGAAGTGCAAACGATCAAGTCTCAGCTTATTGGCCTGATGATTTCTTGCCCGTCCACCATCCAGACCCAACTCGGCGATGCCATCAGCATCATTGCCGACTCCGACTTCTGGGAGCGCTGGCAGACACTGAcccaggagctcgtcgagcgcTTCTCCCCTGTCGACCCCAAGGTCAACAttggcgtcctcgaggtcgcccaCTCCATTTTCGTCCGCTGGCGCCCTCTCTTCAGAACTGACGAGCTTTACACCGAGATCAACCACGTCATCAGCACCTTCGCCCAGCCCTTCGTGCAGCTTCTAGTGCAGACCGACGAGCAGATTACCAAGAACACTCAGAACAAGGACGTCCTCAAGAGCTGGTTCGAGGCCCTGAGCCTCATGATCAAGATTTTCTACGATCTCTCCTCCCACGACATGCCCCCGATCTTCGAGGAACACCTGGCCTCCATTTCCGAGCTGCTCCACAAGTACCTGACGTACACGAACCCGATTCTCGaaaccgacgacgacagcgaggtTAGTGTCATTGACACTGTCAAGGCGGATATCTGCGAGGCTTTGGAACTGTACACGCTCAAGTACGATGAGGATTTTGGAAAGTACACTGAGCCCTTTATCACCAACGCTTGGAACCTGCTCTCCAGCACTGGTGCCGAGACCAAGTACGACTTATTGGTCAGCAAGGCTCTGCACTTCTTGACAGCTGTCGCTGGCACCTCGCAGCACTCGGGCGTGTTCGCTGACGAGAACGTTCTGGGCCAAGTGGTCGAGAAGGTCATTCTGCCCAACGTTGCTCTGCGCGAGTCCGACCTGGAGCTGTTCGAGGATGAGCCTATTGAGTACATCCGCCGGGATCTGGAGGGCTCAGACACCGATTCTAGACGCCGCTCCGCCACGGATTTCTTGAGGAGGCTTCAGGAGAAGTACGAACAGCTGGTCACTGGCGTTGTCTACAAGTACATCAACCACTACCTGGAGCAGGGCAAGTCCGACTGGAAGGCCAAGGACACCGCCGTCTACCTATTCATCTCCATTGCGGCCAAGGGCTCTGTTACAGCCACGCAGGGTGTCAAGACGGTTAACTCGTTGGTCAACGTTGTCGACTTTTTCGAGCAGCACATCGCGTCCGACCTGATGGCGAGTGGAGGCGTGGAGCCTATCTCCAAGGTCGATGCCATCAAGTATCTGCACACGTTCCGCAGTCAACTGACAAAGGAGCAATGGAAGCTGGCATTCCCCCCTCTTATCCAGAATCTGGCATCCGACAACTACGTTGTCTATTCATATGCTGCGATCGCGGTCGAGCGTCTGCTCTTCCTGACAGATGACTCGGGTAAAGCGATGTTTCCCCGCGAGGACATCCAGCCCTTCGCCAAGGACCTGCTTGATCACCTTTTCAAGCTCatcgagaaagagaggacGCCTGCCAAGCTCCAGGAGAACGAATTCCTGATGAGATGCGTCATGAGAATCCTCATCGTTCTCAAGGAAGGAGCTGCACATCTCGTTGAGGGTGTCCTGACTCACCTGGTTGCTATCACAAACATGATCAAGCAGAACCCCAGCAACCCACGCTTCTACTACTACCACTTCGAGGCTCTTGGTGCTCTCATCAGATACTGCTCTTCGACGCACGCGTCCCTTTTCAACCAGCGCCTCTGGGAACCGTTCAATCAGATTCTGGTTGAGGACGTTACTG AGTTCCTCCAGTATATCTTCCAGATCCTCGCACAGCTTTTGGAGTCGAGCCCGGCGGATGCCATCTCGGAAAATTACAAGGCTTTCTTGTCCCCTCTTTTGGAGCCGGCGCTGTGGGACACCAAAGGGAACGTTCCGGCTTGCACCCGGCTTCTCTCGTCAATCATCCCAGCGACCTCGGGCTACATTGTCTCAGACAATAAGCTTGAGCAGATACTGGGTATTTTCCAACGACTCCTTGCTGTCAAGAAATACCAGTTGTATGCTTTCGACGTCCTGGAGGCAGTTGTGAAATCTCTTGAACC tggcgtcgtcgaccagtACTTTGGTACAATCCTCAGCTTGATCTTCACCAAGCTGCAAGGCAACCCTCCCGACTCGTTGAAGCTCCGCTTCGCTCGGTTCTTCCATCTCGTCTCGGCCCGCGTCGAGGCTGGTTATGGAGCCGACTACTTCATGAAGCACTCTGAGAAGATCCAAGAGGGAATATTTGCCAAGGTTTACCCGCCGTTCGTCttggccgagacggagaagctgGCGCGCCCTGTCGACCGCAAGCTTGCAGTAGTCAGTCTTACTAAGACTCTCTGCGATTCGCAGGCTTTTGCGCAGAAGTTCGCCAAGGGCTGGGCCAACACGTGCAGGATCCTCCTTGCCCTACTGGTAAACCCGCCTGTGGTGTCGGCTGGTCTTGGTGACGAGctgatcgccgaggccgacgttgacgacATTGGCTTTGGCCTCTCGTATACGGCACTCAACACGTGCAAACCGATTGCGCGCGACGATTACCCAGAGGTCACCGCGGTGGCTCCCTGGGTCAGCGCGTACATCAGCTCCGCCAACCAGCGTCACAACGGCGCCATTGTCAACTTTGTCAACACGCGTCTTACGCCCGAACAGCAGCAAGCACTCCAGCAGTACTTGCAATAG
- a CDS encoding Putative tuberin/Ral GTPase-activating protein subunit alpha: MSPSPGDAPSSPDLTRPSGLASVFKGLAGAKLTKSPPPSLKSASSILSPLADHVNATRTNLAGLSPNHMESFELLKNGNGNVAERIAAANSLRYAVAEYPMNPVLEIWYAAKGMIDATKTETERIAGWELLSECVKHKSSTDLERQEYFLTITAPANPQDFHLQLAAVVDLTNHGRDLSGFDYQVIGVLQRWLREAYQAVKAARRLASRDAKKNAGKAKVSAAGEEKNLHQLFTFIGDVIKFSSNVADETAMSGLMDTLVTICLSTTIEDDLRASINVIDAIVTFGALPAASFKGCVLVLGSIFCLVPSLSKTAWHTISILLKSHNGPAAVRVLVDLLRHLPADGSSKGKDTRDIRGVLAVLEKLLTKSTEKGYPPVPFALLLDGLVATVHSTDSGRVHCAVLKLINSLFRDGDGKIHTLIVEEDWSTLLSIAVECSKRAPPGIVIGSEMIALASEPDRPDGAIGVELLKLIMRLEELASHRSGDFVPRQIIIKFFTDIHTRLPDSAARVVLTYFQEFRCCSPSDLQWEENVSLVLKEFYANRSRSSETRLLSLQAVTESYDMMDLIGEGLGDDDCVPNLIKDLLNNIADETNLLVLESVVAFMVSVAVSSDSELFNYITDTLRTIVVNDRLLSPVASSASRPTTPVGGEAGPQRSYTASGVVTRGYVKLFMRCMNLDGAKSIKLYDTLVNIAKTNHCKTDARLTAMKLLFRLRADWANRVFLINDTESEGLAATLLHTASSRARKQAEDASQPARATRAEQGTVSRTTRGISFSSSGTQDRAFPVRSASGAKSSYPYKQLWALPDPEALPESPTAIASPILASHVEGPISDTKEGSELFPREAIQVVLNMDAWLDTIVHIIEQGCEWEIYSMVLVHLPSQLTNHAIFRGAVPQIQELRRVTCEQIRTNNFQEPPSSTGLRRADVAICLFHSLTMILSYHEFFLKDQEDEIVQAFVKGISTWERCAKYCIHALSICCHELPLSTSKTLVQMLQKMAQIITQPHVAMHILEFLACLSRMQNLYVNFREDEYRIVFGICVRYLQYVRDKKQTQRGSLHSEASTPTGSTPDLLHPNAADDLPQYVYALAYHVITFWFLALKLPDRANHVGWIAKNLLSDVDGGQSPEEQALVTLDFMQRVAYADADESSQDLLFTRERFGEILKRRWLMGNSIVTIEQAATTGWSQITKRQPSGTSSYIVHENFQPRPAHQAQYISDVSRDGQLTNNNILPSHLMVQLMTSTPQIQDTARPVPLPDDDAIQRAIRVFDRNSTVDGHKVGVVYIGEGQTHETEILSNVSGSSDYVAFLNGLGTLTRLKGSKFNTQGLDREYDTDGEYTFCWRDKVTEMVFHVITQMPTNLERDPQCILKKRHIGNDFVNIIFNDSGMPFRFDTFPSEFNYVNIVITPEARASFLTIREHPPSEGKHPPFYKVQVMSKPGFPEISPASETKMVSLRALPGFIRLLALNASVFCLVWANREGGEHVSSWRNRLREIKRLREKYGPKNASSVHQPSHPHLPHMNSASTPSPPPTSLGGAVVGNSLSVAQSADASKSSANVRDSFSSLRRSSVATFFTSTSEQTSHRSSMLSTTTNDTEVSPGNGIDSLVESVDFSKWA; encoded by the coding sequence ATGTCGCCTTCGCCAGGCGAtgcgccgtcatcgccagACTTGACCCGCCCCAGCGGCCTGGCGAGCGTTTTCAAGGGGTTAGCCGGAGCCAAGTTGACGAAATCCCCTCCACCGAGCCTCAAATCAGCCTCTTCAATCTTATCGCCGCTGGCCGACCACGTAAATGCCACTCGCACGAACCTCGCGGGCCTGTCGCCGAACCACATGGAGTCATTTGAGCTGCTTAAGAACGGAAATGGCAATGTTGCCGAGCGCATCGCGGCCGCGAACTCGCTCCGATATGCCGTTGCCGAATACCCCATGAACCCGGTGCTAGAAATCTGGTATGCCGCGAAGGGTATGATCGATGCGACaaagacggagacggagcgGATCGCTGGCTGGGAACTCCTTTCGGAATGCGTCAAGCACAAGTCGTCGACAGATCTCGAGCGCCAAGAGTACTTCCTGACCAtaacggcgccggcgaatCCCCAAGACTTCCATCTTCAACTTGCCGCTGTCGTGGATCTCACCAATCACGGGCGTGATCTATCCGGGTTCGACTATCAAGTGATCGGTGTTCTGCAAAGGTGGCTCCGCGAGGCATACCAGGCTGTCAAGGCAGCTCGAAGGCTAGCTAGCCGTGATGCTAAGAAGAATGCtggcaaggccaaggtctcAGCTgcgggagaggagaagaaccTACACCAGCTCTTCACCTTCATCGGAGACGTCATCAAGTTCAGTTCAAATGTAGCAGATGAAACTGCCATGTCTGGCCTGATGGACACCCTAGTCACGATCTGTCTGAGCACAACCATCGAAGACGACCTGCGGGCTTCAATCAATGTCATCGACGCAATTGTGACCTTCGGCGCCTTGCCAGCCGCCAGCTTCAAGGGGTGCGTCTTGGTTCTGGGCTCCATATTCTGTCTTGTGCCAAGCTTGTCCAAGACGGCATGGCACACCATCTCCATTCTACTGAAGTCGCACAACGGTCCTGCGGCAGTGAGGGTCTTGGTAGATCTGTTGCGGCACCTCCCAGCAGATGGCAGCAGCAAAGGAAAAGATACCAGGGATATTCGAGGTGTGCTGGCTGTTTTAGAGAAGCTTTTGACGAAGAGCACAGAGAAGGGCTACCCGCCTGTCCCATTcgcgctgctcctcgacggcttGGTTGCCACAGTTCACAGCACAGACTCTGGCCGGGTCCACTGTGCTGTGCTCAAACTGATTAACTCTCTCTTCCGGGACGGTGACGGCAAAATTCACACTTTgatcgtcgaggaggactGGTCAACCCTACTGTCCATCGCTGTGGAATGCTCGAaaagggcgccgccgggtaTAGTCATCGGAAGCGAGATGATTGCTTTGGCAAGCGAGCCTGACCGACCGGACGGAGCCATTGGGGTTGAGTTGCTGAAGCTTATCATGCGCTTGGAGGAGCTAGCCAGCCACAGGTCGGGTGACTTTGTCCCTCGGCAGATCATCATCAAGTTCTTCACCGACATCCACACTCGACTTCCGGACTCGGCAGCACGTGTGGTACTCACCTACTTTCAAGAATTCCGATGCTGCTCGCCTTCCGATCTGCAGTGGGAGGAAAACGTGTCTTTGGTGCTGAAGGAGTTTTACGCCAATCGAAGTCGAAGTTCCGAAACCCGTCTCCTGTCTCTTCAGGCAGTAACCGAATCTTACGACATGATGGACCTTATTGGGGAGGGGCTTGGTGACGATGACTGTGTGCCCAACCTGATCAAGGACCTACTCAACAACATTGCCGATGAGACTAATCTCCTCGTGCTCGAATCGGTTGTTGCCTTTATGGTCTCCGTCGCTGTTTCCTCAGACTCGGAGCTTTTCAATTACATCACTGACACACTGAGGACCATTGTCGTCAATGATCGTCTCTTGTCTCCCGTTGCATCGTCTGCGTCTCGGCCCACAACTCCTGTCGGGGGCGAAGCTGGCCCCCAAAGGAGTTACACGGCCTCGGGGGTCGTAACAAGGGGCTATGTCAAGTTATTTATGCGGTGCATGAACCTTGACGGAGCTAAGTCTATCAAGCTTTACGACACGCTTGTCAACATCGCCAAAACAAACCATTGCAAGACGGATGCCCGGCTCACTGCGATGAAACTACTCTTCCGCCTCCGAGCTGATTGGGCAAACCGAGTTTTCTTGATTAATGACACAGAATCCGAGGGCCTTGCGGCGACGCTCCTCCACACAGCCTCCTCTCGGGCACGCAAGCAAGCTGAAGACGCATCGCAACCGGCGAGGGCTACCAGAGCGGAACAAGGTACCGTCTCACGGACCACGAGAGGGATCTCTTTCAGCAGCTCCGGAACACAGGACAGAGCTTTTCCAGTCCGTTCCGCCAGCGGGGCAAAATCGTCTTATCCATACAAACAACTCTGGGCCCTGCCAGACCCGGAAGCCCTGCCCGAGTCTCCAACAGCCATCGCAAGTCCCATCCTGGCGTCACACGTCGAAGGCCCGATCTCGGATACCAAGGAGGGAAGCGAGCTGTTTCCTAGGGAAGCGATACAAGTCGTTTTGAACATGGACGCTTGGCTTGACACCATTGTTCACATCATCGAGCAGGGTTGTGAATGGGAGATCTATAGTATGGTCTTGGTTCATCTACCCTCGCAGCTTACAAATCACGCAATATTCCGGGGTGCAGTGCCACAAATCCAAGAGCTCCGGCGAGTGACGTGCGAGCAGATACGGACAAACAACTTCCAGGAACCACCTTCCTCTACAGGTTTGCGCCGTGCCGATGTTGCCATCTGCCTCTTCCACAGCTTGACTATGATTCTGAGCTATCACGAATTCTTCCTCAAGGATCAAGAAGACGAGATTGTACAAGCTTTTGTCAAGGGCATTTCGACGTGGGAACGATGCGCCAAGTATTGCATTCACGCCCTGTCGATCTGCTGCCACGAGCTGCCTCTGTCCACAAGCAAAACGCTCGTGCAAATGTTGCAGAAAATGGCACAGATCATCACCCAGCCCCATGTGGCTATGCACATTCTGGAATTTCTTGCTTGCCTCAGCAGAATGCAGAATCTATACGTCAACTTTAGAGAAGACGAGTACCGCATCGTGTTTGGAATCTGTGTCCGCTACCTCCAGTACGTGCGAGATAAGAAGCAGACTCAGCGAGGCAGTCTTCACAGCGAAGCATCAACACCGACCGGTTCCACTCCGGATCTTCTACATCCGAACGCCGCAGATGATCTGCCCCAGTATGTGTACGCCTTGGCGTATCATGTCATTACGTTCTGGTTTTTGGCCTTGAAGCTACCAGATCGTGCTAACCACGTCGGTTGGATTGCCAAGAACTTGCTCAGCGATGTAGACGGCGGACAAAGCCCTGAAGAGCAAGCCTTGGTGACGCTCGACTTTATGCAACGGGTTGCCTACGCAGACGCGGACGAGTCTTCGCAAGATCTTCTCTTTACTAGAGAGCGGTTCGGTGAGATTTTGAAGCGACGATGGTTGATGGGCAACAGCATTGTGACGATTGAGCAAGCGGCCACAACTGGGTGGTCACAAATCACCAAGCGGCAGCCCTCGGGGACGTCATCGTATATTGTGCATGAGAATTTCCAGCCTCGCCCAGCCCACCAAGCTCAGTACATATCAGATGTGTCGAGAGACGGGCAACTGACCAACAACAATATCCTGCCGAGCCACTTGATGGTTCAGCTGATGACCTCGACGCCCCAAATACAAGACACCGCCCGACCTGTCCCTCTcccagacgacgacgcgatTCAAAGAGCCATCAGAGTCTTTGATCGTAACTCGACTGTGGATGGGCATAAGGTCGGAGTGGTGTATATTGGCGAAGGCCAAACACACGAGACCGAAATCCTTTCGAACGTCTCGGGCAGCAGCGACTACGTCGCTTTCCTCAACGGGCTGGGCACATTGACAAGACTGAAAGGGTCGAAGTTCAATACACAAGGACTGGACAGAGAGTACGACACGGACGGCGAGTACACCTTCTGCTGGCGTGACAAGGTGACAGAGATGGTTTTCCACGTCATTACTCAGATGCCCACCAATCTGGAGCGGGACCCTCAATGCATCCTTAAAAAACGACACATCGGCAATGACTTTGTCAACATTATCTTCAACGACTCCGGTATGCCCTTCAGGTTCGATACTTTTCCGAGCGAGTTCAATTACGTCAACATTGTCATTACCCCAGAGGCGAGGGCATCCTTTCTCACCATTAGGGAGCACCCGCCGAGTGAAGGGAAACACCCGCCTTTCTACAAAGTACAAGTCATGAGCAAACCCGGCTTCCCCGAGATCTCCCCAGCATCCGAAACCAAAATGGTTAGCTTGAGAGCGCTTCCAGGATTCATTCGGTTGCTGGCGCTCAATGCTTCCGTCTTTTGCCTTGTGTGGGCAAACCGCGAAGGTGGTGAACACGTCAGTTCATGGCGCAACAGGCTCAGGGAGATCAAACGGCTTCGCGAGAAGTATGGACCTAAAAATGCGTCCAGCGTACACCAGCCGTCGCACCCGCATTTGCCCCACATGAACAGTGCTTCAACGCCCTCGCCACCTCCAACGTCTCTGGGAGGCGCAGTCGTTGGCAACAGCCTCTCCGTCGCCCAGAGTGCGGATGCGTCTAAGTCTTCGGCCAATGTGCGTGACAGCTTCAGCAGTCTGCGCCGGTCGTCGGTAGCCACATTTTTCACCAGCACGAGCGAGCAGACTAGCCACCGGAGCTCGATGCTGTCTACCACCACCAACGACACCGAGGTTTCGCCCGGAAACGGCATCGACTCGCTCGTTGAGTCGGTTGACTTTTCCAAATGGGCGTAA
- a CDS encoding Putative CRIB domain-containing protein: METCEGVLLIPPDRGQILGRAIWKPRYVVVGGRNIHHREGLTSPTFPPNTNTHRNGAPPKIQPRTPASDDYYISIFKSKVRLNMTEFSGPNLSLLNLQDDWEPSYQYPISSVTDCQVQMLAHRKQGPVLPTLVITINDKEKKRRSSRAAGLISKESTATTLWFRTPPDDHHISLHEWARFIVSRKLPMSPESPASPSFTNPFTQQRSRDVDYFPRPPSGNPNPRGTLQHKNSTQTYSSRDRPVTFSSDSPSLRSKRSDVSSPTSTNHPAHVGFTMPDPNKYTTVLPSDIPSPVTTMSDGQRSELIEGWTAAQGRSSTLSSPIRGRGSISSGAAQPLPGADSSSPPNTRETILDRAFQLRCIPGSERETPGEEKLTSLARFDALMREADEKIRHRVKEAHAEKVAMLSAFDVDEDSSEDEVEDEDDDDDDDDDDEDQEEYAHEADVNGNRHTLIPPNAQRALDFLANHQADATSPRSPVMRSTPANFSVPLQAPARPHTAHSRMRPSVTQRTNGQTQPTGQVKLDVPTSSSGKTSEDASSRPYGEKRASGSSAKRLSFTEFTKRLSSTSSLLLVQTSTNSGSSCGSSEFDLSPSQVPKGTLNARGVPPRPRDLEREEQERHCGWRNSVGFSEGGLI; this comes from the exons ATGGAAACTTGTGAGGGAGTTCTCCTTATTCCCCCTGACCGCGGCCAGATTCTGGGCCGCGCTATCTGGAAG CCACGTTATGTAGTTGTCGGGGGTCGCAACATCCACCACAGAGAAGGTCTGACTAGCCCGACTTTTCCGCCAAACACAAATACACACCGCAACGGTGCTCCTCCGAAGATCCAACCGAGGACTCCCGCCAGCGATGACTATTACATCTCCATATTCAAGTCCAAGGTAAGGCTCAACATGACGGAGTTCTCTGGCCCGAACCTAAGCCTCCTGAACCTGCAGGACGACTGGGAGCCTTCGTACCAGTACCCCATCAGCTCTGTCACAGACTGTCAGGTCCAAATGCTCGCCCATCGCAAGCAGGGTCCGGTTCTGCCGACTCTCGTCATTACCATCaacgacaaggagaagaagcggcGTTCGAGTAGGGCCGCCGGTCTGATTTCCAAAGAATCCACCGCCACTACCTTATGGTTCCGCACACCCCCCGATGATCACCACATCAGTCTCCATGAGTGGGCCCGTTTCATCGTTTCGAGGAAACTTCCCATGAGTCCCGAGAGCCCTGCCTCGCCATCTTTCACCAACCCATTCACACAGCAACGGTCACGGGATGTTGATTATTTCCCGCGACCTCCTAGCGGCAACCCAAATCCCCGCGGCACTTTGCAACACAAGAACTCTACGCAGACGTATTCGAGTCGAGACCGCCCTGTCACCTTCAGCTCCGATTCCCCCAGCCTACGGTCCAAGCGCAGCGATGTCTCCTCGCCAACAAGCACCAACCACCCAGCCCACGTGGGATTCACCATGCCCGATCCCAACAAGTACACCACTGTGCTCCCCTCTGATATCCCCTCGCCAGTGACCACTATGAGCGACGGCCAAAGGAGCGAGTTGATTGAGGGTTGGACTGCCGCGCAAGGGAGGTCATCTACACTCAGCTCCCCCATTCGTGGACGCGGCAGTATCAGCTCTGGCGCCGCACAGCCCCTTCCCGGAGCCGATTCCAGTTCACCCCCAAATACCCGAGAGACGATTCTTGACAGGGCATTCCAGTTGCGCTGCATCCCTGGTTCAGAACGCGAGACGCCAGGCGAGGAGAAACTAACGTCTCTGGCCCGGTTCGATGCCCTGATGCGCGAAGCGGACGAGAAGATTCGCCACCGGGTGAAAGAGGCGCACGCAGAAAAGGTTGCGATGCTCAGCGCGTTTGACGTGGATGAGGATTCATCCGAAGACGAGGtagaggatgaagacgacgatgacgatgacgacgacgacgacgaagatcAGGAGGAGTACGCGCATGAGGCAGATGTCAACGGCAATCGCCATACCTTGATACCGCCCAATGCTCAGCGCGCTCTCGACTTCCTTGCCAACCACCAAGCCGACGCAACGTCACCTCGTTCACCCGTGATGAGGAGCACGCCCGCCAACTTCAGTGTCCCCCTGCAGGCGCCTGCGCGACCACACACGGCTCATTCCAGGATGCGGCCTAGCGTGACGCAAAGGACAAACGGCCAGACTCAGCCCACGGGGCAGGTAAAGCTTGATGTGCCGACCTCTTCATCCGGTAAGACATCCGAAGATGCCAGTTCCCGACCCTATGGGGAAAAGCGGGCGTCCGGCTCCAGCGCCAAACGACTCAGCTTCACCGAGTTCACCAAGCGTCTCTCGAGCACCAGCAGCTTACTTCTCGTCCAGACCAGCACCAACAGCGGGAGCAGTTGCGGCAGCAGCGAGTTCGACCTAAGTCCATCACAGGTACCCAAAGGTACTTTGAACGCTAGGGGCGTCCCCCCCCGGCCTCGCGATCTCGAGCGAGAGGAACAAGAGCGACACTGTGGTTGGCGAAACAGCGTAGGATTCTCCGAAGGCGGCTTGATCTGA